In a single window of the Pithys albifrons albifrons isolate INPA30051 chromosome 19, PitAlb_v1, whole genome shotgun sequence genome:
- the ZNF207 gene encoding BUB3-interacting and GLEBS motif-containing protein ZNF207 isoform X1 has product MGRKKKKQLKPWCWYCNRDFDDEKILIQHQKAKHFKCHICHKKLYTGPGLAIHCMQVHKETIDAVPNAIPGRTDIELEIYGMEGIPEKDMEERRRLLEQKTQESQKKKQQDDSDEYEDDESAASTSFQPQQVQPQQGYIPPMAQPGLPPVPGAPGMPPGIPPLMAGVPPMMPGMPPVMPGMPPGLHQQRKYMQSFCGGNMMMPMGGMMPPGPGIPPLMPGMPPGRSGLSNSYYGMPPPVGPRPGMPPMTQAQPVTAPGILNRPPAPAATAPAPQPPVTKPLFPSAGQMGTPVTSSSAASSNSESLSASSNALFPSTAQAAAAVPGPVGTDFKPLNSTPVTTTEPPKPTFPAYTQSTASTTSTTNSTAAKPATSITSKPATLTTTSATSKLIHPDEDISLEERRAQLPKYQRNLPRPGQALGTPPVGPIGGMMPPQPGIPPQQQGMRPPMPPHGQYGAHHQGMPGYLPGAMPPYGQGPPMVPPYQSGPPRPPMGMRPPVMSQGGRY; this is encoded by the exons atgggCCGTaagaagaagaagcagctgAAGCCTTGGTGCTG GTATTGCAATAGGGATTTTGATGATGAAAAGATCCTGATCCAGCATCAAAAAGCGAAGCACTTTAAATGCCACATATGTCATAAGAAGCTGTACACAGGACCTGGGTTAGCCATTCATTGCATGCAG GTACATAAGGAAACAATAGATGCTGTTCCAAATGCCATTCCTGGAAGAACAGACATTGAACTGGAAATCTATGGCATGGAGGGCATTCCAGAGAAAGATATGGAGGAACGGAGGAGGTTACTGGAACAAAAGACTCAGG agagccagaaaaagaaacaacaggaTGATTCTGATGAATATGAAGACGACGAATCTGCAGCTTCAACTTCCTTTCAGCCCCAGCaagtgcagccccagcaggggtACATTCCCCCCATGGCACAGCCGGGTTTGCCCCCCGTGCCAGGCGCCCCGGGGATGCCTCCAG gtatTCCCCCACTAATGGCAGGTGTCCCACCTATGATGCCTGGAATGCCTCCAGTGATGCCTGGAATGCCACCTGG ATTACATCAACAGAGAAAATACATGCAGTCATTTTGTGGTGGAAACAT GATGATGCCAATGGGTGGAATGATGCCTCCTGGGCCAGGAATCCCACCTCTTATGCCTGGTATGCCACCAGGTAGGTCAGGGTTGTCGAACTCGTACTATG GAATGCCTCCCCCGGTGGGGCCCCGGCCCGGCATGCCCCCCATGACACAGGCACAGCCCGTCACCGCCCCCGGCATCCTGAACCGGCCCCCGGCTCCGGCCGCCACCGCGcccgccccgcagcccccggtCACCAAACCGCTCTTCCCGAGCGCGGGGCAG ATGGGGACACCTGTCACAAGCTCAAGTGCAGCTTCCTCCAATTCAGAAAGTCTGTCAGCATCTTCTAACGCTCTGTTTCCTAGCACAGCACAA gctgcagcagctgtgccagggccagtgGGTACCGATTTCAAACCTTTGAATTCTACACCTGTGACAACAACAGAACCCCCCAAACCTACATTCCCTGCTTACACCCAGTCTACAGCCTCAACCACTAGCACCACAAACAGCACTGCAGCTAAACCAGCCACGTCTATAACAAGTAAGCCTGCTACCCTCACAACAACCAGTGCTACCAGTAAGTTGATCCATCCAGATGAGGATATATCACTG GAAGAGAGAAGGGCACAGCTGCCTAAATACCAGCGCAACCTTCCTCGGCCGGGACAGGCCCTGGGCACTCCACCAGTCGGACCAATTGGAGGTATGATGCCaccacagccaggaattcctcctCAGCAACAGGGAATGAGACCTCCCATGCCACCTCATG GTCAGTATGGTGCTCATCACCAGGGCATGCCAGGATACCTTCCTGGGGCCATGCCCCCCTACGGGCAGGGCCCCCCGATGGTGCCCCCGTACCAGAGTGGACCTCCTCGCCCTCCCATGGGAATGAGACCCCCCGTCATGTCGCAAGGTGGCCGCTACTGA
- the ZNF207 gene encoding BUB3-interacting and GLEBS motif-containing protein ZNF207 isoform X5: MGRKKKKQLKPWCWYCNRDFDDEKILIQHQKAKHFKCHICHKKLYTGPGLAIHCMQVHKETIDAVPNAIPGRTDIELEIYGMEGIPEKDMEERRRLLEQKTQESQKKKQQDDSDEYEDDESAASTSFQPQQVQPQQGYIPPMAQPGLPPVPGAPGMPPGIPPLMAGVPPMMPGMPPVMPGMPPGLHQQRKYMQSFCGGNMMMPMGGMMPPGPGIPPLMPGMPPGRSGLSNSYYGMPPPVGPRPGMPPMTQAQPVTAPGILNRPPAPAATAPAPQPPVTKPLFPSAGQAAAAVPGPVGTDFKPLNSTPVTTTEPPKPTFPAYTQSTASTTSTTNSTAAKPATSITSKPATLTTTSATSKLIHPDEDISLEERRAQLPKYQRNLPRPGQALGTPPVGPIGGMMPPQPGIPPQQQGMRPPMPPHGQYGAHHQGMPGYLPGAMPPYGQGPPMVPPYQSGPPRPPMGMRPPVMSQGGRY, encoded by the exons atgggCCGTaagaagaagaagcagctgAAGCCTTGGTGCTG GTATTGCAATAGGGATTTTGATGATGAAAAGATCCTGATCCAGCATCAAAAAGCGAAGCACTTTAAATGCCACATATGTCATAAGAAGCTGTACACAGGACCTGGGTTAGCCATTCATTGCATGCAG GTACATAAGGAAACAATAGATGCTGTTCCAAATGCCATTCCTGGAAGAACAGACATTGAACTGGAAATCTATGGCATGGAGGGCATTCCAGAGAAAGATATGGAGGAACGGAGGAGGTTACTGGAACAAAAGACTCAGG agagccagaaaaagaaacaacaggaTGATTCTGATGAATATGAAGACGACGAATCTGCAGCTTCAACTTCCTTTCAGCCCCAGCaagtgcagccccagcaggggtACATTCCCCCCATGGCACAGCCGGGTTTGCCCCCCGTGCCAGGCGCCCCGGGGATGCCTCCAG gtatTCCCCCACTAATGGCAGGTGTCCCACCTATGATGCCTGGAATGCCTCCAGTGATGCCTGGAATGCCACCTGG ATTACATCAACAGAGAAAATACATGCAGTCATTTTGTGGTGGAAACAT GATGATGCCAATGGGTGGAATGATGCCTCCTGGGCCAGGAATCCCACCTCTTATGCCTGGTATGCCACCAGGTAGGTCAGGGTTGTCGAACTCGTACTATG GAATGCCTCCCCCGGTGGGGCCCCGGCCCGGCATGCCCCCCATGACACAGGCACAGCCCGTCACCGCCCCCGGCATCCTGAACCGGCCCCCGGCTCCGGCCGCCACCGCGcccgccccgcagcccccggtCACCAAACCGCTCTTCCCGAGCGCGGGGCAG gctgcagcagctgtgccagggccagtgGGTACCGATTTCAAACCTTTGAATTCTACACCTGTGACAACAACAGAACCCCCCAAACCTACATTCCCTGCTTACACCCAGTCTACAGCCTCAACCACTAGCACCACAAACAGCACTGCAGCTAAACCAGCCACGTCTATAACAAGTAAGCCTGCTACCCTCACAACAACCAGTGCTACCAGTAAGTTGATCCATCCAGATGAGGATATATCACTG GAAGAGAGAAGGGCACAGCTGCCTAAATACCAGCGCAACCTTCCTCGGCCGGGACAGGCCCTGGGCACTCCACCAGTCGGACCAATTGGAGGTATGATGCCaccacagccaggaattcctcctCAGCAACAGGGAATGAGACCTCCCATGCCACCTCATG GTCAGTATGGTGCTCATCACCAGGGCATGCCAGGATACCTTCCTGGGGCCATGCCCCCCTACGGGCAGGGCCCCCCGATGGTGCCCCCGTACCAGAGTGGACCTCCTCGCCCTCCCATGGGAATGAGACCCCCCGTCATGTCGCAAGGTGGCCGCTACTGA
- the ZNF207 gene encoding BUB3-interacting and GLEBS motif-containing protein ZNF207 isoform X3 — protein sequence MGRKKKKQLKPWCWYCNRDFDDEKILIQHQKAKHFKCHICHKKLYTGPGLAIHCMQVHKETIDAVPNAIPGRTDIELEIYGMEGIPEKDMEERRRLLEQKTQESQKKKQQDDSDEYEDDESAASTSFQPQQVQPQQGYIPPMAQPGLPPVPGAPGMPPGIPPLMAGVPPMMPGMPPVMPGMPPGMMPMGGMMPPGPGIPPLMPGMPPGRSGLSNSYYGMPPPVGPRPGMPPMTQAQPVTAPGILNRPPAPAATAPAPQPPVTKPLFPSAGQMGTPVTSSSAASSNSESLSASSNALFPSTAQAAAAVPGPVGTDFKPLNSTPVTTTEPPKPTFPAYTQSTASTTSTTNSTAAKPATSITSKPATLTTTSATSKLIHPDEDISLEERRAQLPKYQRNLPRPGQALGTPPVGPIGGMMPPQPGIPPQQQGMRPPMPPHGQYGAHHQGMPGYLPGAMPPYGQGPPMVPPYQSGPPRPPMGMRPPVMSQGGRY from the exons atgggCCGTaagaagaagaagcagctgAAGCCTTGGTGCTG GTATTGCAATAGGGATTTTGATGATGAAAAGATCCTGATCCAGCATCAAAAAGCGAAGCACTTTAAATGCCACATATGTCATAAGAAGCTGTACACAGGACCTGGGTTAGCCATTCATTGCATGCAG GTACATAAGGAAACAATAGATGCTGTTCCAAATGCCATTCCTGGAAGAACAGACATTGAACTGGAAATCTATGGCATGGAGGGCATTCCAGAGAAAGATATGGAGGAACGGAGGAGGTTACTGGAACAAAAGACTCAGG agagccagaaaaagaaacaacaggaTGATTCTGATGAATATGAAGACGACGAATCTGCAGCTTCAACTTCCTTTCAGCCCCAGCaagtgcagccccagcaggggtACATTCCCCCCATGGCACAGCCGGGTTTGCCCCCCGTGCCAGGCGCCCCGGGGATGCCTCCAG gtatTCCCCCACTAATGGCAGGTGTCCCACCTATGATGCCTGGAATGCCTCCAGTGATGCCTGGAATGCCACCTGG GATGATGCCAATGGGTGGAATGATGCCTCCTGGGCCAGGAATCCCACCTCTTATGCCTGGTATGCCACCAGGTAGGTCAGGGTTGTCGAACTCGTACTATG GAATGCCTCCCCCGGTGGGGCCCCGGCCCGGCATGCCCCCCATGACACAGGCACAGCCCGTCACCGCCCCCGGCATCCTGAACCGGCCCCCGGCTCCGGCCGCCACCGCGcccgccccgcagcccccggtCACCAAACCGCTCTTCCCGAGCGCGGGGCAG ATGGGGACACCTGTCACAAGCTCAAGTGCAGCTTCCTCCAATTCAGAAAGTCTGTCAGCATCTTCTAACGCTCTGTTTCCTAGCACAGCACAA gctgcagcagctgtgccagggccagtgGGTACCGATTTCAAACCTTTGAATTCTACACCTGTGACAACAACAGAACCCCCCAAACCTACATTCCCTGCTTACACCCAGTCTACAGCCTCAACCACTAGCACCACAAACAGCACTGCAGCTAAACCAGCCACGTCTATAACAAGTAAGCCTGCTACCCTCACAACAACCAGTGCTACCAGTAAGTTGATCCATCCAGATGAGGATATATCACTG GAAGAGAGAAGGGCACAGCTGCCTAAATACCAGCGCAACCTTCCTCGGCCGGGACAGGCCCTGGGCACTCCACCAGTCGGACCAATTGGAGGTATGATGCCaccacagccaggaattcctcctCAGCAACAGGGAATGAGACCTCCCATGCCACCTCATG GTCAGTATGGTGCTCATCACCAGGGCATGCCAGGATACCTTCCTGGGGCCATGCCCCCCTACGGGCAGGGCCCCCCGATGGTGCCCCCGTACCAGAGTGGACCTCCTCGCCCTCCCATGGGAATGAGACCCCCCGTCATGTCGCAAGGTGGCCGCTACTGA
- the ZNF207 gene encoding BUB3-interacting and GLEBS motif-containing protein ZNF207 isoform X4 — protein MGRKKKKQLKPWCWYCNRDFDDEKILIQHQKAKHFKCHICHKKLYTGPGLAIHCMQVHKETIDAVPNAIPGRTDIELEIYGMEGIPEKDMEERRRLLEQKTQESQKKKQQDDSDEYEDDESAASTSFQPQQVQPQQGYIPPMAQPGLPPVPGAPGMPPGIPPLMAGVPPMMPGMPPVMPGMPPGMMPMGGMMPPGPGIPPLMPGMPPGMPPPVGPRPGMPPMTQAQPVTAPGILNRPPAPAATAPAPQPPVTKPLFPSAGQMGTPVTSSSAASSNSESLSASSNALFPSTAQAAAAVPGPVGTDFKPLNSTPVTTTEPPKPTFPAYTQSTASTTSTTNSTAAKPATSITSKPATLTTTSATSKLIHPDEDISLEERRAQLPKYQRNLPRPGQALGTPPVGPIGGMMPPQPGIPPQQQGMRPPMPPHGQYGAHHQGMPGYLPGAMPPYGQGPPMVPPYQSGPPRPPMGMRPPVMSQGGRY, from the exons atgggCCGTaagaagaagaagcagctgAAGCCTTGGTGCTG GTATTGCAATAGGGATTTTGATGATGAAAAGATCCTGATCCAGCATCAAAAAGCGAAGCACTTTAAATGCCACATATGTCATAAGAAGCTGTACACAGGACCTGGGTTAGCCATTCATTGCATGCAG GTACATAAGGAAACAATAGATGCTGTTCCAAATGCCATTCCTGGAAGAACAGACATTGAACTGGAAATCTATGGCATGGAGGGCATTCCAGAGAAAGATATGGAGGAACGGAGGAGGTTACTGGAACAAAAGACTCAGG agagccagaaaaagaaacaacaggaTGATTCTGATGAATATGAAGACGACGAATCTGCAGCTTCAACTTCCTTTCAGCCCCAGCaagtgcagccccagcaggggtACATTCCCCCCATGGCACAGCCGGGTTTGCCCCCCGTGCCAGGCGCCCCGGGGATGCCTCCAG gtatTCCCCCACTAATGGCAGGTGTCCCACCTATGATGCCTGGAATGCCTCCAGTGATGCCTGGAATGCCACCTGG GATGATGCCAATGGGTGGAATGATGCCTCCTGGGCCAGGAATCCCACCTCTTATGCCTGGTATGCCACCAG GAATGCCTCCCCCGGTGGGGCCCCGGCCCGGCATGCCCCCCATGACACAGGCACAGCCCGTCACCGCCCCCGGCATCCTGAACCGGCCCCCGGCTCCGGCCGCCACCGCGcccgccccgcagcccccggtCACCAAACCGCTCTTCCCGAGCGCGGGGCAG ATGGGGACACCTGTCACAAGCTCAAGTGCAGCTTCCTCCAATTCAGAAAGTCTGTCAGCATCTTCTAACGCTCTGTTTCCTAGCACAGCACAA gctgcagcagctgtgccagggccagtgGGTACCGATTTCAAACCTTTGAATTCTACACCTGTGACAACAACAGAACCCCCCAAACCTACATTCCCTGCTTACACCCAGTCTACAGCCTCAACCACTAGCACCACAAACAGCACTGCAGCTAAACCAGCCACGTCTATAACAAGTAAGCCTGCTACCCTCACAACAACCAGTGCTACCAGTAAGTTGATCCATCCAGATGAGGATATATCACTG GAAGAGAGAAGGGCACAGCTGCCTAAATACCAGCGCAACCTTCCTCGGCCGGGACAGGCCCTGGGCACTCCACCAGTCGGACCAATTGGAGGTATGATGCCaccacagccaggaattcctcctCAGCAACAGGGAATGAGACCTCCCATGCCACCTCATG GTCAGTATGGTGCTCATCACCAGGGCATGCCAGGATACCTTCCTGGGGCCATGCCCCCCTACGGGCAGGGCCCCCCGATGGTGCCCCCGTACCAGAGTGGACCTCCTCGCCCTCCCATGGGAATGAGACCCCCCGTCATGTCGCAAGGTGGCCGCTACTGA
- the ZNF207 gene encoding BUB3-interacting and GLEBS motif-containing protein ZNF207 isoform X7 — protein MGRKKKKQLKPWCWYCNRDFDDEKILIQHQKAKHFKCHICHKKLYTGPGLAIHCMQVHKETIDAVPNAIPGRTDIELEIYGMEGIPEKDMEERRRLLEQKTQESQKKKQQDDSDEYEDDESAASTSFQPQQVQPQQGYIPPMAQPGLPPVPGAPGMPPGIPPLMAGVPPMMPGMPPVMPGMPPGMMPMGGMMPPGPGIPPLMPGMPPGMPPPVGPRPGMPPMTQAQPVTAPGILNRPPAPAATAPAPQPPVTKPLFPSAGQAAAAVPGPVGTDFKPLNSTPVTTTEPPKPTFPAYTQSTASTTSTTNSTAAKPATSITSKPATLTTTSATSKLIHPDEDISLEERRAQLPKYQRNLPRPGQALGTPPVGPIGGMMPPQPGIPPQQQGMRPPMPPHGQYGAHHQGMPGYLPGAMPPYGQGPPMVPPYQSGPPRPPMGMRPPVMSQGGRY, from the exons atgggCCGTaagaagaagaagcagctgAAGCCTTGGTGCTG GTATTGCAATAGGGATTTTGATGATGAAAAGATCCTGATCCAGCATCAAAAAGCGAAGCACTTTAAATGCCACATATGTCATAAGAAGCTGTACACAGGACCTGGGTTAGCCATTCATTGCATGCAG GTACATAAGGAAACAATAGATGCTGTTCCAAATGCCATTCCTGGAAGAACAGACATTGAACTGGAAATCTATGGCATGGAGGGCATTCCAGAGAAAGATATGGAGGAACGGAGGAGGTTACTGGAACAAAAGACTCAGG agagccagaaaaagaaacaacaggaTGATTCTGATGAATATGAAGACGACGAATCTGCAGCTTCAACTTCCTTTCAGCCCCAGCaagtgcagccccagcaggggtACATTCCCCCCATGGCACAGCCGGGTTTGCCCCCCGTGCCAGGCGCCCCGGGGATGCCTCCAG gtatTCCCCCACTAATGGCAGGTGTCCCACCTATGATGCCTGGAATGCCTCCAGTGATGCCTGGAATGCCACCTGG GATGATGCCAATGGGTGGAATGATGCCTCCTGGGCCAGGAATCCCACCTCTTATGCCTGGTATGCCACCAG GAATGCCTCCCCCGGTGGGGCCCCGGCCCGGCATGCCCCCCATGACACAGGCACAGCCCGTCACCGCCCCCGGCATCCTGAACCGGCCCCCGGCTCCGGCCGCCACCGCGcccgccccgcagcccccggtCACCAAACCGCTCTTCCCGAGCGCGGGGCAG gctgcagcagctgtgccagggccagtgGGTACCGATTTCAAACCTTTGAATTCTACACCTGTGACAACAACAGAACCCCCCAAACCTACATTCCCTGCTTACACCCAGTCTACAGCCTCAACCACTAGCACCACAAACAGCACTGCAGCTAAACCAGCCACGTCTATAACAAGTAAGCCTGCTACCCTCACAACAACCAGTGCTACCAGTAAGTTGATCCATCCAGATGAGGATATATCACTG GAAGAGAGAAGGGCACAGCTGCCTAAATACCAGCGCAACCTTCCTCGGCCGGGACAGGCCCTGGGCACTCCACCAGTCGGACCAATTGGAGGTATGATGCCaccacagccaggaattcctcctCAGCAACAGGGAATGAGACCTCCCATGCCACCTCATG GTCAGTATGGTGCTCATCACCAGGGCATGCCAGGATACCTTCCTGGGGCCATGCCCCCCTACGGGCAGGGCCCCCCGATGGTGCCCCCGTACCAGAGTGGACCTCCTCGCCCTCCCATGGGAATGAGACCCCCCGTCATGTCGCAAGGTGGCCGCTACTGA
- the ZNF207 gene encoding BUB3-interacting and GLEBS motif-containing protein ZNF207 isoform X2 has translation MGRKKKKQLKPWCWYCNRDFDDEKILIQHQKAKHFKCHICHKKLYTGPGLAIHCMQVHKETIDAVPNAIPGRTDIELEIYGMEGIPEKDMEERRRLLEQKTQESQKKKQQDDSDEYEDDESAASTSFQPQQVQPQQGYIPPMAQPGLPPVPGAPGMPPGIPPLMAGVPPMMPGMPPVMPGMPPGLHQQRKYMQSFCGGNMMMPMGGMMPPGPGIPPLMPGMPPGMPPPVGPRPGMPPMTQAQPVTAPGILNRPPAPAATAPAPQPPVTKPLFPSAGQMGTPVTSSSAASSNSESLSASSNALFPSTAQAAAAVPGPVGTDFKPLNSTPVTTTEPPKPTFPAYTQSTASTTSTTNSTAAKPATSITSKPATLTTTSATSKLIHPDEDISLEERRAQLPKYQRNLPRPGQALGTPPVGPIGGMMPPQPGIPPQQQGMRPPMPPHGQYGAHHQGMPGYLPGAMPPYGQGPPMVPPYQSGPPRPPMGMRPPVMSQGGRY, from the exons atgggCCGTaagaagaagaagcagctgAAGCCTTGGTGCTG GTATTGCAATAGGGATTTTGATGATGAAAAGATCCTGATCCAGCATCAAAAAGCGAAGCACTTTAAATGCCACATATGTCATAAGAAGCTGTACACAGGACCTGGGTTAGCCATTCATTGCATGCAG GTACATAAGGAAACAATAGATGCTGTTCCAAATGCCATTCCTGGAAGAACAGACATTGAACTGGAAATCTATGGCATGGAGGGCATTCCAGAGAAAGATATGGAGGAACGGAGGAGGTTACTGGAACAAAAGACTCAGG agagccagaaaaagaaacaacaggaTGATTCTGATGAATATGAAGACGACGAATCTGCAGCTTCAACTTCCTTTCAGCCCCAGCaagtgcagccccagcaggggtACATTCCCCCCATGGCACAGCCGGGTTTGCCCCCCGTGCCAGGCGCCCCGGGGATGCCTCCAG gtatTCCCCCACTAATGGCAGGTGTCCCACCTATGATGCCTGGAATGCCTCCAGTGATGCCTGGAATGCCACCTGG ATTACATCAACAGAGAAAATACATGCAGTCATTTTGTGGTGGAAACAT GATGATGCCAATGGGTGGAATGATGCCTCCTGGGCCAGGAATCCCACCTCTTATGCCTGGTATGCCACCAG GAATGCCTCCCCCGGTGGGGCCCCGGCCCGGCATGCCCCCCATGACACAGGCACAGCCCGTCACCGCCCCCGGCATCCTGAACCGGCCCCCGGCTCCGGCCGCCACCGCGcccgccccgcagcccccggtCACCAAACCGCTCTTCCCGAGCGCGGGGCAG ATGGGGACACCTGTCACAAGCTCAAGTGCAGCTTCCTCCAATTCAGAAAGTCTGTCAGCATCTTCTAACGCTCTGTTTCCTAGCACAGCACAA gctgcagcagctgtgccagggccagtgGGTACCGATTTCAAACCTTTGAATTCTACACCTGTGACAACAACAGAACCCCCCAAACCTACATTCCCTGCTTACACCCAGTCTACAGCCTCAACCACTAGCACCACAAACAGCACTGCAGCTAAACCAGCCACGTCTATAACAAGTAAGCCTGCTACCCTCACAACAACCAGTGCTACCAGTAAGTTGATCCATCCAGATGAGGATATATCACTG GAAGAGAGAAGGGCACAGCTGCCTAAATACCAGCGCAACCTTCCTCGGCCGGGACAGGCCCTGGGCACTCCACCAGTCGGACCAATTGGAGGTATGATGCCaccacagccaggaattcctcctCAGCAACAGGGAATGAGACCTCCCATGCCACCTCATG GTCAGTATGGTGCTCATCACCAGGGCATGCCAGGATACCTTCCTGGGGCCATGCCCCCCTACGGGCAGGGCCCCCCGATGGTGCCCCCGTACCAGAGTGGACCTCCTCGCCCTCCCATGGGAATGAGACCCCCCGTCATGTCGCAAGGTGGCCGCTACTGA
- the ZNF207 gene encoding BUB3-interacting and GLEBS motif-containing protein ZNF207 isoform X6 — MGRKKKKQLKPWCWYCNRDFDDEKILIQHQKAKHFKCHICHKKLYTGPGLAIHCMQVHKETIDAVPNAIPGRTDIELEIYGMEGIPEKDMEERRRLLEQKTQESQKKKQQDDSDEYEDDESAASTSFQPQQVQPQQGYIPPMAQPGLPPVPGAPGMPPGIPPLMAGVPPMMPGMPPVMPGMPPGLHQQRKYMQSFCGGNMMMPMGGMMPPGPGIPPLMPGMPPGMPPPVGPRPGMPPMTQAQPVTAPGILNRPPAPAATAPAPQPPVTKPLFPSAGQAAAAVPGPVGTDFKPLNSTPVTTTEPPKPTFPAYTQSTASTTSTTNSTAAKPATSITSKPATLTTTSATSKLIHPDEDISLEERRAQLPKYQRNLPRPGQALGTPPVGPIGGMMPPQPGIPPQQQGMRPPMPPHGQYGAHHQGMPGYLPGAMPPYGQGPPMVPPYQSGPPRPPMGMRPPVMSQGGRY, encoded by the exons atgggCCGTaagaagaagaagcagctgAAGCCTTGGTGCTG GTATTGCAATAGGGATTTTGATGATGAAAAGATCCTGATCCAGCATCAAAAAGCGAAGCACTTTAAATGCCACATATGTCATAAGAAGCTGTACACAGGACCTGGGTTAGCCATTCATTGCATGCAG GTACATAAGGAAACAATAGATGCTGTTCCAAATGCCATTCCTGGAAGAACAGACATTGAACTGGAAATCTATGGCATGGAGGGCATTCCAGAGAAAGATATGGAGGAACGGAGGAGGTTACTGGAACAAAAGACTCAGG agagccagaaaaagaaacaacaggaTGATTCTGATGAATATGAAGACGACGAATCTGCAGCTTCAACTTCCTTTCAGCCCCAGCaagtgcagccccagcaggggtACATTCCCCCCATGGCACAGCCGGGTTTGCCCCCCGTGCCAGGCGCCCCGGGGATGCCTCCAG gtatTCCCCCACTAATGGCAGGTGTCCCACCTATGATGCCTGGAATGCCTCCAGTGATGCCTGGAATGCCACCTGG ATTACATCAACAGAGAAAATACATGCAGTCATTTTGTGGTGGAAACAT GATGATGCCAATGGGTGGAATGATGCCTCCTGGGCCAGGAATCCCACCTCTTATGCCTGGTATGCCACCAG GAATGCCTCCCCCGGTGGGGCCCCGGCCCGGCATGCCCCCCATGACACAGGCACAGCCCGTCACCGCCCCCGGCATCCTGAACCGGCCCCCGGCTCCGGCCGCCACCGCGcccgccccgcagcccccggtCACCAAACCGCTCTTCCCGAGCGCGGGGCAG gctgcagcagctgtgccagggccagtgGGTACCGATTTCAAACCTTTGAATTCTACACCTGTGACAACAACAGAACCCCCCAAACCTACATTCCCTGCTTACACCCAGTCTACAGCCTCAACCACTAGCACCACAAACAGCACTGCAGCTAAACCAGCCACGTCTATAACAAGTAAGCCTGCTACCCTCACAACAACCAGTGCTACCAGTAAGTTGATCCATCCAGATGAGGATATATCACTG GAAGAGAGAAGGGCACAGCTGCCTAAATACCAGCGCAACCTTCCTCGGCCGGGACAGGCCCTGGGCACTCCACCAGTCGGACCAATTGGAGGTATGATGCCaccacagccaggaattcctcctCAGCAACAGGGAATGAGACCTCCCATGCCACCTCATG GTCAGTATGGTGCTCATCACCAGGGCATGCCAGGATACCTTCCTGGGGCCATGCCCCCCTACGGGCAGGGCCCCCCGATGGTGCCCCCGTACCAGAGTGGACCTCCTCGCCCTCCCATGGGAATGAGACCCCCCGTCATGTCGCAAGGTGGCCGCTACTGA